The genomic window TCTAAAATAACTTTAGATAATTATTACTTTTCCATTTTCTATTTTTATTTTCCCCTCTAATTCATACTCAAAAATTTTATTCGGATATTTAGCAATTGCACTTTCATAGGTAGGATTTTTTTTACAAAAAAATAAAACTTCATCTTCTAAATTTATATTTATTAAACCACTAAAATTGTAAATAAATTCATCAATATCATAAATAACTTCAACTAAGCCTTTTTTAATTAGTTCTTGTGTCCCTAAACTTTCATTCATTCTATGAGGAAGTGTATAAACTTTTTTGCCCATTTTTAGAGCATAATTAACTGAAGTTAAAGAACCAGAATTCAAATCAGCTTCTGTAACAATCAAAAAATCACTTAAAGCAACTACAATTTCATTTCTTAATACAAAAGTATAGTTTCTAGCTTTTTCTTTCTCTTTGTAAGCAGAAATAATCAAACCATTCTTCTCTATATCAATAATTAAATTCCTATTAACACTTGGGTAACGAATATCTAAGCCATTAGCTACGACAGCTATTGTATTATTTGATTTTGCACCTTGATGAGCAATAGAATCAACACCCATTGCAGCACCACTAACTATACAAATATTTGCATCAGAGAATTTAGAAGATAATTTGTATGTAAACTCTTTTGTATAAGAAATTGGTCTTCTGGTTCCAATTATAGAAATCTTTTTTCTTTTTAAAAGTTCAAGATTACCAATATAAAAAAGTTCATCAGGATATTTTTTCATTGATGATAGTTCATCAATTTTAAAGTCGATTTTTGAAATCATAAAAGCTCTTTAAAAATAAGTTAAATTATTATAACTTATTTTTTAAAGATATGGAAGTTGATAGATAAATATAGGTTCAACATCTTTTAAAAGAGATTTAGACTCTTTTAATACTTCAAGAGTTATATTATGAGGATGTCCAATTGCAATTGCATAACCTTGCTTTTTGGCTATTTCTATGGCTTTTTTTAATTGATTTTGAATTGCACTAAAATTTCTATCATTATCAATAAAAGTATTTCTTACAATATAAGGCATATTATATTTTTTTGCATATTTTTTAACAACAGATTTTGCACTTGTTCTACTATCTACAAATATGAAATTATATTTTTTTAATGCTCGAAATAGCTTATCTACAGCTTCATCATTTTCAGTAAATACTGAACCAGTATGATTATTTGTATAAATAGCATTTGGATACCAAGCTCTTAACTGTTTAACTCTTTTTTCAATAGTTTCATAAGAATCATTAACGTTAAGAGTATTAATTTCTGGTCCTTTAAAAGCACTTGAAGCCTGCATTGGAAAGTGAATCATATAAAAAGATAAGTTTTGGGCAATTTTTGCAGAATCAGGATGCACATTTGTTGGTGGAAGAAATGACATATTTGTTTTATAACCTAATGCCAAAATCTTATCTTTTTGAGCTTGTGTAGTTACATCATCAATCACTATAGCAATTTTTGGTTTAGATTTTTTGTCATATGTAAAAGTATCTTTTTTTGTAATAATACTTTTATCATCAATTTTATCAGAAGTTTTTGTTGAATCTTTAGACTCTTTTTTAATAGAATTAGAATCTTTAATATTTTTATCTTCTAGTTTTTCTTTATCTTTTAATTTTTCATCTTTAATTTCTTGAACTTTTTTCTGAATAATTTCATTCTCTTTATTTATTGATTCTTCTGATTCTATTTTATCTTCAATTACTTTTTCGAGTTCTTTTGTATATTCTTCAAATTTATGTTCTTCACTAATATCAAATTTTTCTTCAAAAAAATCTTCAGGTTTTTGTTCTTTGAAATCTTTTATATCATTTATCTTAGGAAGTAAAACTTCTTTTTTTTCTTCTTGGTTTTTTTTATCAATCTCTTGAGTCTTAGCGTTTATTTCTTCAGGAATATTTTTAATTGTATCTTTATTCTTTATTGTAAAGTAACTAGCAATGCTTGCTAAAAATGCAATTAAAAATATTACTAAAAAAATATTTAATAGTTTTTTATTTGAGAAATTATTAGTTTTTTTTTGTGATTTTTTTCGTGGTTTTTTCTGATTCATATATCTCTTGAGTTTTCATTTAAGGAAGAAAAATCTTCCTTAAAATAAATTAGTTTTTGTCTTTGTTAACGATTTTGTTAGATGAAATCCAAGGCATCATTTCTCTTAATTGATTTCCTGTTTGCTCAATTAATGAAGCTCTAGCATTTGCTCTTTCAGCGTTCATTCTTGGGTATCCAGCTTGACCTTCTAAGATGAAGTCTTTTGCAAATCTACCATCTTGAATCTCTTTTAAAATTTCTTTCATAGCTGCTTTTGATTCAGCATTGATAACTCTTTTACCAGATACATAATCTCCATACTCAGCAGTATTAGAAATTGAATATCTCATATCAGCGATTCCACCCTCGAACATTAAGTCAACGATTAATTTTAATTCGTGTAAACATTCAAAGTAAGCCATTTCAGGAGCATATCCAGCTTCTGTTAATGTTTCAAATCCAGCTTGAACTAAAGATACAGCTCCACCACATAATACAGCTTGCTCTCCAAAAAGGTCAGTTTCTGTTTCATCTTTGAAAGTTGTTTCAATAATTGCAGTTCTTCCACCACCGATTGCAGAAGCGTAAGATAATGCTAATTCTTTAGTATTACCACTCGCATCTTGGTGAATTGCGATTAAATCTGGAATTCCTCCACCTTTAACAAACTCTGATCTTACTGTGTGACCTGGAGCTTTAGGTGCAACCATCATTACATTGATGTTTTTTGCAGGAATAATTCTTCCGTAGTGAATGTTAAATCCATGTCCAAATGCGATAGTTGCACCAGCTTTTAAGTTAGGAGCAATTTCGTTTGCATAAATATCACCTTGATTTTCATCAGGTAATAAAATCATAACAACATCAGCTTCTTTAGTTGCATCTGCAACTGTTAAAACTTTGAAACCTTTAGCTTCAGCTTTTGCCCAAGATGAACCAGCTTGTCTTAATCCAACAATTACTTCAACACCAGAATCTCTTAAGTTTTCAGCGTGTGCGTGACCTTGTGATCCAAAACCAATCATTGCAACTTTTTTTGATTTAATTAAATCGATATTACAATCTTTATCATAGAATACATTTAAACCCATTAGTAAACCCTCTAAATATTAAATTTTTGAGATTATACAAAAAACTATCTAAATCTTAGATAACTTAAGAATTTTAAAGGGAAGAATACTTTAGTTTTGCTACTATTAGATGATTATTCAAAAGGATTAAAATTGCTAAAAGAACTATTTGTAAAAATTCAAACAAACTGTAAAGACTACTCAAAAGAGGAATTAATTGAGATAGAAAAGTTTTTAAAAGATGAAATAGTAATAAAAAATGATGATTCTTTTGAACTAAACTCAAAATATAAAATTGCTCTTGTAAAAGTTGGAAAAAACTTAGTAATACTTGAAGATTTAATAAGCGAACATAAAAACATAAAAATAGAGTTTGATGATTTAAATGGGGCTTACGATGGAGATTTAGTTTTAGCAAAAAGAGTTTTTAATCCAAGAAGTAGAACCAAAGCAAAAATTGTACAAATTCTTGATGGCAAAAAAAATGATGTTTTAGTTTACATAAAAGATAAAGCTTTTTATACGGTAAAAGAAAATATAAAATTAGAGAATAATAATGCTTTAAAATACAATGAAGGAGACGTTTTATTAGTTGATAATAAATCTTTAGAACTAATAAAAAATCTAGGGAATATAAAAGACCCTGAAATTGATGAACTTATTTCATTAAATCTTTATAATGAAACATACAGACTAGAAAAACATTTAGAAGTTATTGCAAATATGGATGACCCAAAACAAAGGGTTGATTTAAGAGATTTATACTTTTGTACAATTGACCCAAATAGTGCAAAAGACCACGATGATGCAATCTATTTTGATAAGAAAGAGAATATTTTATATGTAGCAATTGCAGATGTTTCATATTTTGTAAAAGAGGGCAGTGAACTTGATTTATTAGCATTTAAAAAATCAACTTCTGTTTATCTTCCAACAAAAGTTTTACCAATGTTACCACCAATATTAAGTGAAGAGATGTGTTCACTTAAAGAGGGAGTTGATAGATACTCTTATGTATTTAAACTACATTTAGATTTAGAAAATTTAAGTGTAAAAAAAGCTGAACTTTTTGAAGCGATTATAAATTCACATAAAAACTTCTCTTATGGAAGAATTGATAGGGTAATTGAGGGACATTTAGACCAATACTCAAAAACTGAAAAAACAATATTTGATTATTTAATTCCTTTGTATGAACTCACTAAAAAATTTAGAAAAAGAAGATTATTAAAAGGTTATGATTTTAGAACTACTGAAAATAGATTAAAACTAAAAAATGATAATTTAGAATCAATAGAAGTTGAAACTTCAACAGCTTCACACCAACTTGTAGAAGAGTGTATGCTTTTAGCCAACATAGAAGCAAGTAAAAAAGTAAATACAGTGGGAATTTATAGAATTCATGAAGAACCACCTTTTAAAGCTATTTCAAAACTTGTTGATGATGTGAATATTTTAGGAGTTAATGTAAAACTTCAAAGTGATGTTCATGATACAATTGTTCATATTCAAGAAAAAGCAAAAGTTTCTATGATGGGTGCTGAAATTGATGAACTTATTATTCAAGCCCAAACTCAAGCAAAATATTCTTCAAAAAATTTAGGGCATTTTGGTTTAGGATTTTCTTCATATTCTCACTTTACAAGTCCAATTAGAAGATATTCAGATTTAGTTTTACACCGAATTTTAAAAACAAAACAAACACCAAAAAATATAGAAGATATTTGTGAACATATTTCATTAAATGAAAGAAAAATAGATCAACTTGTCTGGGATTTTGAAGACAGAAAATATGCAAGATGGGCAAGTTTAAATATTGATGAAGAGATAAAAGTAAAAATAGTTGATACGGAAAAAGCAAAAGCTGTTTGTTATGAAAAAATGTTTGGAATGAAAGTAATTATAGAAAATTACAAAGGTCAAAAACTCTTTACAAAGCTAAGAGTAAGAATAAAATCAGCGGATATAGTAACAAAAGTAATTGTTGCCACTATAAAATATTAAAATTTATAAAAGAGTTTAGGATAAAATTTCAACATGTATAAAAATGAATTTGATAACTATTTAAAACAAAATAAAAAATTTAAAGCTTATTTATTTTATGGACAATCTATTTTTTTAATAGAACAATATGCTTTAGTAATTGCCCAGTCTTTAGGAAATAATGATGAAATAGAAAAATTATATTTTGAAGATTATGATTTTAAATATGTTAAAGATAAACTCTTACAATCTTCACTATTTTCAAGTAATAATATTGTTTTAATAAAAATAGATAAAAAACTTCCAAAAAAAGAGCTTGATTCTTTAATTGAAGCTTGTAATACAAATCCAGATAGCACACTAATAATTGCAGCTTTAGGTGATAGTGATTTTAAAACTATGGAGAGTAGTTTTTCTTTAAAAACAAATTCTGCGGCTGTAAGATTCTTCCTCCCAACAGATACTGAAGCTATAAAGTTTTTGGAATACGAAGCAAAGATGCTAAATATGAAAATAGAACCAAGTGCTTTAAATCATTTATATTTTATGCATAAAAATGATTTAGCATTATGCGTAAATGATATGAAAAAGTTAGCAATTTTTGATGAACTTGTTACAACTCATCTTGTGGATGCACACTGTTTTGGCATTGGAACTGTTAATTTCGAAGATTTTTTACATGATTTATTAAGTGGAAAAGATATAAGCAGTGATTTAAGTTTACTTCTTGATGAGGGAATGAATGAGATTTATTTACTGAATCAAATAACTTCTTTTGTGCAACAACTTTTCATGATTAGTTCATATGCAAGAACTTTAGGACAACCAAATCCAAAAGAGATTTTAGGATTTATCCCACCAAAAAATATTTGGGAAAAAAAATCAAAATTAGCAATAAATAAAAAACCAGAAGTTTTTCAAGAGATATTAGAATATTTGTTAGATATTGAATTGGACTTTAAAACTTCAAAGATTGACAATCAAAATTTATATCTTCAAGCAAGCTTAAGAAAGTTTACAGTTTTATTTAGATAGAATCTCGCACTTTACAAAGAAAGAAATCCTTGCTGATATTAGGAAAT from Arcobacter venerupis includes these protein-coding regions:
- the holA gene encoding DNA polymerase III subunit delta, which gives rise to MYKNEFDNYLKQNKKFKAYLFYGQSIFLIEQYALVIAQSLGNNDEIEKLYFEDYDFKYVKDKLLQSSLFSSNNIVLIKIDKKLPKKELDSLIEACNTNPDSTLIIAALGDSDFKTMESSFSLKTNSAAVRFFLPTDTEAIKFLEYEAKMLNMKIEPSALNHLYFMHKNDLALCVNDMKKLAIFDELVTTHLVDAHCFGIGTVNFEDFLHDLLSGKDISSDLSLLLDEGMNEIYLLNQITSFVQQLFMISSYARTLGQPNPKEILGFIPPKNIWEKKSKLAINKKPEVFQEILEYLLDIELDFKTSKIDNQNLYLQASLRKFTVLFR
- the ilvC gene encoding ketol-acid reductoisomerase; this encodes MGLNVFYDKDCNIDLIKSKKVAMIGFGSQGHAHAENLRDSGVEVIVGLRQAGSSWAKAEAKGFKVLTVADATKEADVVMILLPDENQGDIYANEIAPNLKAGATIAFGHGFNIHYGRIIPAKNINVMMVAPKAPGHTVRSEFVKGGGIPDLIAIHQDASGNTKELALSYASAIGGGRTAIIETTFKDETETDLFGEQAVLCGGAVSLVQAGFETLTEAGYAPEMAYFECLHELKLIVDLMFEGGIADMRYSISNTAEYGDYVSGKRVINAESKAAMKEILKEIQDGRFAKDFILEGQAGYPRMNAERANARASLIEQTGNQLREMMPWISSNKIVNKDKN
- a CDS encoding DNA-processing protein DprA, whose product is MISKIDFKIDELSSMKKYPDELFYIGNLELLKRKKISIIGTRRPISYTKEFTYKLSSKFSDANICIVSGAAMGVDSIAHQGAKSNNTIAVVANGLDIRYPSVNRNLIIDIEKNGLIISAYKEKEKARNYTFVLRNEIVVALSDFLIVTEADLNSGSLTSVNYALKMGKKVYTLPHRMNESLGTQELIKKGLVEVIYDIDEFIYNFSGLININLEDEVLFFCKKNPTYESAIAKYPNKIFEYELEGKIKIENGKVIII
- a CDS encoding divergent polysaccharide deacetylase family protein: MNQKKPRKKSQKKTNNFSNKKLLNIFLVIFLIAFLASIASYFTIKNKDTIKNIPEEINAKTQEIDKKNQEEKKEVLLPKINDIKDFKEQKPEDFFEEKFDISEEHKFEEYTKELEKVIEDKIESEESINKENEIIQKKVQEIKDEKLKDKEKLEDKNIKDSNSIKKESKDSTKTSDKIDDKSIITKKDTFTYDKKSKPKIAIVIDDVTTQAQKDKILALGYKTNMSFLPPTNVHPDSAKIAQNLSFYMIHFPMQASSAFKGPEINTLNVNDSYETIEKRVKQLRAWYPNAIYTNNHTGSVFTENDEAVDKLFRALKKYNFIFVDSRTSAKSVVKKYAKKYNMPYIVRNTFIDNDRNFSAIQNQLKKAIEIAKKQGYAIAIGHPHNITLEVLKESKSLLKDVEPIFIYQLPYL
- a CDS encoding RNB domain-containing ribonuclease, translating into MLKELFVKIQTNCKDYSKEELIEIEKFLKDEIVIKNDDSFELNSKYKIALVKVGKNLVILEDLISEHKNIKIEFDDLNGAYDGDLVLAKRVFNPRSRTKAKIVQILDGKKNDVLVYIKDKAFYTVKENIKLENNNALKYNEGDVLLVDNKSLELIKNLGNIKDPEIDELISLNLYNETYRLEKHLEVIANMDDPKQRVDLRDLYFCTIDPNSAKDHDDAIYFDKKENILYVAIADVSYFVKEGSELDLLAFKKSTSVYLPTKVLPMLPPILSEEMCSLKEGVDRYSYVFKLHLDLENLSVKKAELFEAIINSHKNFSYGRIDRVIEGHLDQYSKTEKTIFDYLIPLYELTKKFRKRRLLKGYDFRTTENRLKLKNDNLESIEVETSTASHQLVEECMLLANIEASKKVNTVGIYRIHEEPPFKAISKLVDDVNILGVNVKLQSDVHDTIVHIQEKAKVSMMGAEIDELIIQAQTQAKYSSKNLGHFGLGFSSYSHFTSPIRRYSDLVLHRILKTKQTPKNIEDICEHISLNERKIDQLVWDFEDRKYARWASLNIDEEIKVKIVDTEKAKAVCYEKMFGMKVIIENYKGQKLFTKLRVRIKSADIVTKVIVATIKY